Proteins encoded by one window of Streptococcus suis S735:
- a CDS encoding SIS domain-containing protein: protein MFRLAKEELEKLGAIITATEIYQQPGLWKEAYQLYFDQLEKIESFLKSIKEKHDFVHVVFTGAGTSDFVGQSIANYLNQVNDLKHIRFSAIGTVELVSCPHDYLQADVPTVLVSFARSGNSPESVAAVEVAKQLVDKLYQVTITCAPEGKLALAAEGDAENLLLLQPAGSNDKGFAMTGSYSCMALTALLVFSSASQEEKAAWVEIIARLGQDVLDREDYVQDLINLDFERVIYLGSGGFYGLAHEAQLKILELTAGKIATMYESPLGFRHGPKSFINEKTLIFLFASNDAYTRQYDVDLLNEVHGDGIAERIVALSADKLVGTEAANFVLAEGGADLPDVFLTFPYILFAQTVSIMAAIKCNNLPDTPSPTGTVNRVVQGVIIHPLEK, encoded by the coding sequence ATGTTCCGTTTAGCAAAAGAAGAACTTGAAAAGTTGGGAGCTATTATTACGGCGACCGAAATTTACCAACAGCCAGGCTTATGGAAGGAAGCGTATCAACTCTATTTTGACCAATTGGAAAAAATCGAGAGTTTTCTAAAATCAATCAAGGAAAAACATGACTTTGTTCACGTTGTTTTTACAGGTGCAGGGACTTCTGACTTTGTTGGGCAAAGTATTGCCAACTACCTCAACCAAGTCAATGACTTGAAACACATTCGTTTTTCTGCCATTGGTACAGTGGAGCTGGTTAGTTGCCCACATGACTATTTACAGGCAGATGTGCCAACGGTTTTGGTATCCTTTGCCCGTTCAGGGAATTCACCAGAAAGTGTGGCAGCAGTTGAAGTCGCTAAGCAATTGGTAGATAAATTGTATCAAGTGACCATTACCTGTGCACCCGAAGGTAAGTTGGCACTAGCGGCTGAAGGAGATGCTGAAAATCTCCTGCTCTTGCAACCGGCTGGATCAAACGATAAGGGCTTTGCCATGACAGGTTCTTACAGCTGTATGGCTCTGACAGCCCTCCTCGTCTTCTCGTCAGCCAGTCAAGAAGAAAAAGCTGCTTGGGTTGAGATCATTGCCCGTCTAGGTCAAGATGTTTTGGACCGTGAAGACTACGTGCAAGACTTGATTAACCTTGATTTTGAGCGAGTGATTTACCTCGGTTCAGGTGGTTTCTATGGTCTTGCCCACGAAGCTCAGTTGAAAATTCTGGAATTGACAGCAGGTAAGATTGCGACCATGTACGAGTCACCACTCGGTTTCCGTCATGGACCAAAATCCTTCATCAATGAAAAGACCTTGATTTTCCTCTTTGCCTCAAACGATGCCTACACTCGTCAGTATGATGTGGACTTGCTTAATGAAGTTCATGGTGATGGCATAGCAGAGCGGATAGTGGCATTGTCGGCTGATAAGTTAGTCGGTACAGAAGCAGCCAACTTTGTCTTGGCAGAAGGCGGAGCAGATCTGCCAGATGTCTTCCTAACCTTCCCTTACATCCTCTTTGCCCAAACGGTATCTATTATGGCAGCCATTAAGTGCAACAACTTGCCAGATACACCATCTCCAACAGGCACCGTCAACCGTGTGGTGCAAGGTGTTATCATCCATCCTTTAGAAAAATAG
- a CDS encoding PTS sugar transporter subunit IIB — translation MLRIGTACGSGLGSSFMVQMNIESILRDLGVSDVHVEHYDLGGANPSEADVWIVGRDLADSATHLGDVRILNSIIDMNELRELVTAICQEKGLV, via the coding sequence ATGTTACGAATTGGAACAGCCTGTGGTTCAGGTTTAGGCTCTAGCTTTATGGTTCAAATGAATATTGAATCCATTTTGCGAGATTTAGGTGTATCAGATGTTCATGTGGAGCATTATGATCTAGGTGGTGCCAATCCGAGTGAAGCAGATGTGTGGATTGTCGGACGTGACCTGGCTGATTCTGCAACTCATTTAGGAGATGTTCGAATATTGAATAGTATTATTGATATGAATGAGTTGAGGGAACTTGTCACGGCTATCTGCCAAGAAAAAGGTTTGGTTTAA
- a CDS encoding Xaa-Pro dipeptidyl-peptidase, protein MRFNQFSFIKKETSVYLQELDTLGFQLIPDASSKTNLETFVRKCHFLTANTDFALSNMIAEWDTDLLTFFQSDRELTDQIFYQVAFQLLGFVPGMDYTDVMDFVEKSNFPIVYGDIIDNLYQLLNTRTKSGNTLIDQLVSDDLIPEDNHYHFFNGKSMATFSTKNLIREVVYVETPVDTAGTGQTDIVKLSILRPHFDGKIPAVITNSPYHQGVNDVASDKALHKMEGELAEKQVGTIQVKQASITKLDLDQRNLPVSPATEKLGHITSYSLNDYFLARGFASLHVSGVGTLGSTGYMTSGDYQQVEGYKAVIDWLNGRTKAYTDHTRSLEVKADWANGKVATTGLSYLGTMSNALATTGVDGLEVIIAEAGISSWYDYYRENGLVTSPGGYPGEDLDSLTALTYSKSLQAGDFLRNKAAYEKGLAAERAALDRTSGDYNQYWHDRNYLLHADRVKCEVVFTHGSQDWNVKPIHVWNMFHALPSHIKKHLFFHNGAHVYMNNWQSIDFRESMNALLSQKLLGYENNYQLPTVIWQDNSGEQTWTTLDTFGGENETVLPLGTGSQTVANQYTQEDFERYGKSYSAFHQDLYAGKANQISIELPVTEGLLLNGQVTLKLRVASSVAKGLLSAQLLDKGNKKRLAPIPAPKARLSLDNGRYHAQENLVELPYVEMPQRLVTKGFMNLQNRTDLMTVEEVVPGQWMNLTWKLQPTIYQLKKGDVLELILYTTDFECTVRDNSQWQIHLDLSQSQLILPH, encoded by the coding sequence ATGCGCTTTAATCAATTTTCTTTCATAAAAAAAGAGACCTCCGTCTACTTGCAAGAACTTGATACTCTGGGATTTCAACTGATTCCTGATGCAAGTAGTAAGACAAATTTAGAAACCTTTGTCAGAAAGTGCCATTTCCTGACAGCAAACACCGACTTTGCCCTGTCAAACATGATCGCAGAATGGGACACAGATCTTCTGACCTTCTTCCAGTCTGACCGTGAGTTGACTGACCAGATTTTCTATCAAGTCGCCTTTCAGTTGCTGGGCTTTGTGCCTGGTATGGATTATACAGATGTCATGGATTTCGTGGAGAAAAGCAACTTCCCGATTGTCTATGGGGACATCATTGACAACCTCTACCAGCTCCTCAATACTCGCACCAAGTCTGGAAACACCTTGATTGACCAGCTAGTCAGCGATGACCTGATTCCAGAGGACAATCACTACCACTTCTTCAACGGCAAATCTATGGCAACCTTTTCAACCAAAAACCTTATTCGTGAGGTGGTCTATGTCGAAACGCCTGTTGATACAGCTGGGACTGGGCAGACAGATATTGTTAAGCTGTCCATCCTCCGTCCTCACTTTGACGGGAAAATCCCTGCGGTGATTACAAATAGTCCTTATCATCAAGGAGTTAACGATGTAGCCAGCGATAAGGCTCTGCATAAGATGGAAGGGGAACTGGCTGAAAAACAAGTCGGTACCATTCAGGTCAAGCAGGCCAGCATCACCAAGTTAGACTTGGACCAACGGAACCTGCCTGTCAGCCCTGCTACTGAAAAACTGGGGCACATTACTTCGTACTCCCTCAATGACTACTTCCTCGCTCGCGGCTTTGCCAGCCTCCATGTGTCTGGTGTTGGCACGCTGGGCTCGACGGGCTACATGACATCTGGCGACTACCAACAGGTGGAGGGCTATAAAGCGGTGATTGACTGGCTGAACGGTCGCACCAAGGCCTACACAGACCACACTCGCTCGCTTGAGGTCAAGGCCGATTGGGCCAATGGTAAGGTAGCGACGACGGGACTGTCTTATCTCGGTACCATGTCCAATGCCTTGGCAACAACTGGCGTGGACGGATTGGAAGTCATCATCGCAGAAGCAGGGATTTCCTCTTGGTATGACTACTACCGTGAAAACGGGCTGGTGACCAGCCCTGGTGGCTATCCAGGCGAAGATTTGGACAGCTTGACCGCCCTGACCTACTCCAAGAGTTTGCAAGCAGGTGACTTCCTCCGCAATAAAGCAGCCTACGAAAAAGGACTGGCTGCCGAGCGTGCTGCCCTGGACCGCACCAGCGGTGACTACAATCAATACTGGCATGACCGCAATTATCTGCTCCACGCTGATAGGGTCAAGTGTGAGGTGGTCTTTACCCACGGCTCACAGGACTGGAATGTCAAGCCAATCCATGTCTGGAATATGTTCCATGCCCTACCTAGTCACATCAAGAAGCACCTCTTCTTCCACAACGGTGCCCACGTTTATATGAACAACTGGCAGTCTATCGACTTCCGCGAGTCCATGAACGCCCTGCTCAGTCAGAAACTACTGGGCTACGAGAACAACTACCAACTGCCAACGGTTATCTGGCAGGACAACAGCGGTGAGCAAACTTGGACGACCTTGGACACCTTTGGCGGTGAAAACGAGACTGTCTTGCCACTAGGTACTGGAAGCCAGACCGTTGCCAATCAGTATACCCAAGAAGATTTTGAACGCTACGGCAAATCCTACTCTGCCTTCCACCAAGACCTCTATGCAGGCAAAGCCAATCAAATCAGCATTGAACTGCCTGTAACGGAGGGCCTCTTGCTTAACGGGCAGGTCACGCTGAAACTCCGTGTCGCTTCTAGTGTAGCTAAAGGCCTCTTATCCGCTCAGCTATTGGACAAGGGAAATAAAAAACGCCTAGCCCCAATCCCTGCGCCTAAAGCAAGATTGAGTCTAGACAACGGTCGTTACCATGCCCAAGAAAATCTGGTGGAGTTGCCCTATGTGGAGATGCCACAACGCTTGGTAACCAAGGGCTTTATGAACCTGCAAAACCGCACCGACCTGATGACTGTCGAGGAAGTGGTGCCTGGACAGTGGATGAATCTGACCTGGAAACTGCAGCCGACCATTTATCAGCTGAAAAAAGGCGATGTCTTGGAGTTGATTCTCTATACAACCGACTTTGAGTGTACTGTTCGGGATAATTCTCAATGGCAAATCCACCTTGATTTAAGTCAATCACAGTTAATTTTACCGCACTAA
- a CDS encoding glycerophosphodiester phosphodiesterase, with protein sequence MKKIQREFQKIYYNLDKILLLFFTLFTFMEFVWIPLNSWISEGLLAMTGHAYLSPTNLLSVFAENLLVTGLFILLFFVNIAIAYLELALLFTGVWQLLDEKVKHLTDYLRDVRDSMVAIIRHSSLPKVLFLLFYSVILLPFLRRVLNIYYFNKIVVPQFIVDYLSNTVWLGILILIFLLLFFWLAARFMYALPNIYFEHRGVKESIAYSWEKTRGRKQIGSLFRLIWLVTFPVLLFTGVGGLFYLVQLLAEHFVPSASYWLAVVCYALLKLAYYGVVALFMMGFVSLLTGKQLPIYRRKRLRHHLRLAILLVSGLVFGTQGALALYFPFDTLPVTISHRGVDDGNAVQNSIEALEKTSQLKPDYIEMDVQETKDGQFIVMHDTDLLALTGNPGGTHDYTLAELTGMTASENGMAAPVPSFDEYLEKADELGQKLLVEIKVTKADSPKLTQNFLKKYGQRLIAKGHQMQSLDYRTIIEIKQYSEKLVSFFILPFNSIYPTTVADGYTMEYTSLDQNFMTKSWIRGKSVYAWTPNEEESMTKMLLLQVDGIITDNMTDLQSLMEEMKENRRYPDLFFQQFQSLIYNFE encoded by the coding sequence ATGAAAAAGATACAACGTGAATTTCAAAAAATATATTACAACTTAGACAAGATTCTCTTGCTCTTCTTTACCCTGTTTACCTTTATGGAATTTGTTTGGATACCGCTCAATTCATGGATTTCTGAGGGACTCTTAGCTATGACAGGGCATGCCTACCTTTCACCGACGAATTTGTTGTCGGTGTTTGCTGAAAATCTGCTCGTGACAGGCTTGTTTATTCTCCTCTTTTTTGTCAACATTGCCATTGCCTATCTAGAATTAGCTCTATTGTTCACAGGGGTTTGGCAACTGTTGGATGAAAAAGTCAAGCACCTCACCGACTATTTACGGGATGTACGAGATAGTATGGTGGCGATTATCCGTCACAGTAGCCTACCAAAGGTTCTATTTCTGCTCTTTTACTCAGTTATTCTTCTTCCATTTTTACGCCGAGTATTAAATATCTATTATTTTAATAAAATCGTAGTGCCCCAATTTATCGTAGATTACCTATCCAACACAGTCTGGCTAGGAATATTGATTTTGATTTTCCTCCTCTTGTTCTTCTGGCTTGCGGCACGCTTCATGTACGCTCTGCCAAACATTTATTTTGAACACAGGGGTGTGAAGGAGTCTATCGCTTATTCTTGGGAGAAGACCAGAGGCAGAAAGCAGATCGGTTCATTGTTCCGTCTAATTTGGTTGGTTACTTTTCCAGTTCTCCTATTTACAGGAGTAGGAGGACTATTCTATCTTGTGCAACTGTTAGCAGAGCATTTTGTACCAAGTGCTTCTTACTGGCTGGCAGTTGTCTGTTACGCACTTCTAAAATTAGCCTACTACGGAGTAGTTGCACTCTTCATGATGGGATTTGTCAGCCTCCTAACAGGAAAACAACTACCAATCTACCGCCGTAAACGCCTCCGTCATCACCTTCGACTAGCCATTTTGCTCGTATCTGGTCTGGTGTTCGGTACCCAAGGAGCGCTTGCCCTCTACTTTCCCTTTGACACTCTGCCGGTTACCATTTCTCACCGAGGTGTCGATGACGGCAATGCTGTCCAGAACTCTATCGAGGCCCTAGAGAAAACCTCTCAGCTCAAGCCAGATTATATTGAGATGGATGTTCAGGAGACGAAGGATGGTCAGTTTATTGTCATGCATGATACGGATTTATTGGCTTTGACGGGCAATCCCGGAGGTACACATGACTATACTCTTGCAGAGTTGACAGGGATGACTGCATCAGAAAACGGCATGGCAGCTCCAGTTCCTTCTTTTGATGAATATCTTGAAAAAGCGGATGAGCTGGGACAGAAATTATTGGTAGAAATTAAAGTGACCAAGGCAGATTCGCCAAAACTCACCCAGAATTTCTTAAAAAAATACGGTCAACGTTTGATTGCCAAAGGACACCAGATGCAATCATTAGATTACCGTACTATTATCGAAATAAAGCAGTATAGCGAGAAATTAGTATCCTTCTTTATTCTTCCGTTCAATTCAATTTATCCGACGACGGTTGCTGACGGCTATACTATGGAGTATACCTCGCTGGATCAAAATTTTATGACCAAGTCTTGGATTCGAGGGAAGTCGGTTTATGCTTGGACACCGAATGAAGAAGAGAGTATGACCAAGATGTTGCTGCTACAAGTGGACGGTATCATCACTGACAACATGACCGACCTCCAAAGTCTGATGGAGGAAATGAAAGAGAATCGACGCTATCCAGACCTCTTTTTCCAGCAATTTCAGTCTTTGATTTATAATTTTGAATAA
- a CDS encoding PTS ascorbate transporter subunit IIC: MILDFLIDIAKTPAILVALIAILGLALQKKPAADLVKGGLKTFVGFIVVGGGANIIVGSLEPFGQMFEQAFNLKGVVPNNEAIVAMALDKYGTATSLIMLLGMVFNIAIARFTRFKYIFLTGHHTLYMACMIAVIMSVAGFTSVGLIVMGGLALGLIMTLSPAFVQKYMIQLTGNDHVALGHFSALGYWLSGVVGGLVGDKSKSTEDINFPKGLAFLRDSTVSIAISMSLIYMIVALFAGGDYIKENLSGGTNSMIYALTLGGTFAAGVFVILSGVRLILAEIVPAFKGISEKLVPNSKPALDCPVVYPYAPNAVLIGFISSFAGGIVSMIILALTGGVVILPGVVPHFFCGATAGVMGNASGGVRGAVCGAFMQGVLISFLPVFLLPVLGDLGFAGSTFSDADFGLSGIFLGVLAKNGGILTVSVGIFAVLALMLGLSLVKKEQKEG, from the coding sequence ATGATATTGGATTTTCTCATTGATATTGCTAAAACTCCGGCAATTCTGGTTGCTCTCATTGCTATTCTAGGTTTAGCCTTACAGAAAAAGCCTGCAGCAGATTTAGTTAAGGGGGGCTTGAAAACTTTTGTTGGTTTTATTGTTGTTGGTGGCGGAGCGAATATTATTGTTGGCTCGCTTGAGCCATTTGGTCAAATGTTTGAACAAGCTTTCAACTTGAAAGGGGTTGTTCCAAATAATGAAGCTATTGTAGCGATGGCTTTGGATAAGTATGGAACTGCTACATCCTTGATTATGTTGCTTGGAATGGTCTTCAATATTGCTATTGCCCGCTTTACACGCTTTAAATATATTTTCTTGACAGGACACCACACACTATATATGGCCTGTATGATTGCAGTTATCATGAGTGTTGCAGGATTCACTTCTGTCGGCCTAATTGTGATGGGTGGGTTGGCTTTAGGTCTGATTATGACACTCTCCCCAGCCTTCGTTCAAAAATACATGATTCAATTGACAGGAAATGATCATGTCGCCCTAGGTCACTTCAGTGCACTTGGTTACTGGTTGAGTGGTGTAGTAGGCGGTTTGGTCGGTGATAAGTCTAAGTCTACTGAGGATATTAATTTCCCTAAAGGTTTGGCATTCTTGCGTGATTCAACTGTCAGCATTGCCATTTCTATGTCCTTGATTTACATGATTGTGGCTTTGTTTGCAGGCGGTGATTATATTAAGGAAAACCTTAGTGGTGGTACTAACAGCATGATTTACGCCTTGACCCTAGGTGGAACTTTTGCAGCAGGTGTTTTTGTTATCTTATCTGGTGTACGCTTAATTTTAGCGGAAATTGTTCCAGCCTTCAAAGGAATTTCAGAGAAGTTGGTTCCGAATTCCAAACCAGCCCTAGACTGTCCAGTTGTTTATCCTTATGCACCAAACGCCGTGTTGATTGGCTTTATCTCTAGTTTTGCAGGTGGTATTGTCAGCATGATTATTCTTGCCTTGACTGGCGGTGTCGTTATCCTTCCAGGTGTCGTACCACACTTCTTCTGTGGAGCAACTGCAGGGGTCATGGGAAATGCGTCAGGTGGTGTTCGTGGCGCAGTTTGTGGTGCTTTTATGCAAGGGGTTCTCATTAGTTTCTTACCTGTATTCTTACTTCCTGTTTTGGGAGACCTTGGTTTTGCTGGTTCAACTTTCTCAGATGCAGACTTTGGTCTTTCTGGTATTTTCCTGGGAGTGCTAGCTAAGAATGGCGGTATCCTCACAGTTTCGGTTGGTATCTTTGCTGTCTTGGCTTTGATGCTTGGATTGTCATTGGTGAAAAAAGAACAGAAAGAAGGATAA
- a CDS encoding transketolase, with protein sequence MTSGTADLKRFAKEIRYHTLATLNQLGFGHYGGSLSIVEVLAALYGEILDIRVQNFSSKERDHFILSKGHAGPALYSTLYLKGFFDRDFLLSLNQNGTHLPSHPDRNLTPGVDMTTGSLGQGMSVATGVAYGKKIEQSPYYTYTLVGDGELNEGQCWEAAQFAAHHELSKMILFVDDNKKQLDGRTHDICQTFDFVEKFQAFGWESVRVNGADIDAIINAILTMKSSKSPQPKCIVLDTTKGQGVTFLEELESNHHLRLSGQLREDLEQVTLVLARELEVTE encoded by the coding sequence ATGACTAGTGGTACAGCTGATTTGAAACGATTTGCCAAAGAAATTCGCTACCATACCTTGGCGACTTTGAATCAATTAGGATTCGGTCATTATGGTGGTAGCTTATCAATCGTAGAAGTGTTGGCTGCTCTATATGGAGAAATTCTGGACATTCGTGTCCAGAATTTCTCTTCTAAGGAGCGGGATCACTTTATTCTGTCTAAGGGACATGCAGGTCCAGCACTTTATAGTACGTTGTATTTGAAAGGCTTCTTTGATAGAGATTTTCTCTTGTCGCTAAATCAAAATGGAACACATTTGCCTTCACACCCTGACCGAAACTTAACGCCAGGGGTGGATATGACAACGGGTTCGTTGGGGCAAGGGATGAGTGTCGCGACAGGTGTTGCTTATGGTAAGAAGATAGAACAGTCACCGTACTATACCTATACTCTGGTAGGGGACGGGGAATTGAATGAAGGTCAATGCTGGGAAGCAGCTCAGTTTGCAGCCCACCACGAACTATCGAAAATGATTCTGTTTGTGGATGACAATAAAAAACAACTAGACGGTCGTACCCATGATATTTGCCAAACCTTTGATTTTGTTGAAAAATTTCAGGCTTTTGGTTGGGAATCAGTGCGTGTGAATGGTGCCGATATAGATGCTATTATAAATGCTATTCTAACAATGAAGTCAAGTAAGTCTCCTCAACCAAAATGTATCGTTCTTGATACTACTAAGGGGCAGGGAGTTACCTTCTTAGAAGAATTAGAAAGCAATCACCATTTGCGTTTGTCGGGTCAATTACGGGAAGATTTAGAGCAAGTAACACTTGTTTTAGCGAGAGAGTTGGAGGTGACGGAATGA
- a CDS encoding GAG-binding domain-containing protein codes for METANKKFRYSIRKFKVGVGSVLIATCLLGAGVSTPTAFATTETSTATQVEAMAKVEEVQKLVKELEKELGELDKVPSYGDAQDYSYQKALWEEFLRIGKDNMDYASKMKADDKFFHKVKGDLNDFKYQIKVENYIRQVAELRKKYPGDNTIEEEYNAHLKQDEGKSIASQEGATLRDYVDREASEAMGRIKQRVAELEKSKQPQPSPADEPAPAPKEEDTPAPTPKVEDETQEPKTEEKAPETKEETPTPTPKEEGIPAPIPDAPAPKAEDEVPAPKEEETPAPKEEDTPAPDAAPAPAPTPEVDPAPTPIPDTPKAEEEAPTPVPDTPAPKEDEVPAPIPDAPTPKVEEETQEPKTEEKAPETKEETPTPAPDAEPAPTPVPDTPAPKEDEVPAPMPDAPAPKAEEEVPAPTPMPETPMDKPKTDKVESDKQMPEAKQPEMEQPKAEDMPKEEMPKSEQPKAEDSAPKTAVPEVAPKTAEKPKLDFTTKERKVEEALPIKEEIRYDASLPLGKSYLLQEGKAGKKVSVYQDVIVDGKVVATNLLSETVVEGQNRILVKGSLEMKKEEVKTTPSVQSNPTLSHKGAPSANKATLPATGEQRNNLALVGLGLAGISLAVVATAINKKSKDQI; via the coding sequence ATGGAAACTGCAAATAAAAAATTCAGATATAGTATTCGTAAATTTAAAGTCGGCGTAGGCTCGGTGCTGATTGCTACTTGCTTACTTGGTGCGGGAGTCTCGACACCAACCGCTTTTGCGACGACAGAGACTTCAACAGCTACTCAAGTTGAAGCAATGGCGAAAGTTGAAGAAGTTCAGAAGCTTGTGAAAGAATTAGAAAAAGAGCTGGGGGAACTAGATAAGGTTCCAAGTTATGGTGATGCTCAAGATTATTCTTATCAGAAGGCTTTGTGGGAAGAGTTTTTAAGAATTGGAAAAGATAATATGGACTATGCTTCAAAAATGAAAGCAGATGACAAGTTTTTCCATAAGGTTAAAGGGGATTTGAATGATTTTAAATATCAAATAAAAGTGGAAAACTATATCCGTCAGGTTGCAGAATTGCGAAAGAAATACCCTGGTGATAATACAATTGAGGAAGAATATAATGCGCATTTAAAGCAAGACGAAGGCAAGAGTATAGCTAGCCAAGAGGGCGCTACCTTAAGAGACTACGTTGATAGAGAAGCAAGTGAGGCCATGGGCAGAATTAAGCAACGAGTTGCTGAACTGGAAAAATCAAAACAACCCCAGCCAAGTCCCGCAGATGAGCCAGCTCCAGCTCCAAAAGAGGAAGACACTCCAGCTCCAACACCGAAAGTAGAAGATGAAACACAGGAGCCGAAAACAGAAGAGAAGGCACCAGAGACGAAAGAAGAAACTCCAACTCCAACACCAAAAGAGGAAGGGATTCCGGCACCAATTCCAGACGCTCCAGCGCCGAAAGCAGAGGACGAAGTTCCGGCACCAAAAGAGGAAGAAACCCCAGCTCCAAAAGAGGAGGACACTCCGGCACCGGACGCAGCCCCAGCTCCAGCTCCAACACCGGAAGTGGATCCAGCTCCAACTCCAATTCCAGACACTCCAAAGGCAGAGGAAGAGGCTCCAACTCCAGTACCGGACACTCCGGCACCGAAAGAGGACGAAGTTCCGGCACCAATTCCAGACGCTCCAACACCGAAAGTAGAAGAGGAAACACAGGAGCCGAAAACAGAAGAGAAGGCACCAGAGACGAAAGAAGAAACTCCAACTCCAGCACCGGATGCAGAGCCAGCTCCAACTCCGGTACCGGACACTCCGGCACCGAAAGAGGACGAAGTTCCGGCACCAATGCCAGATGCTCCAGCGCCGAAAGCAGAGGAAGAAGTTCCAGCCCCAACTCCAATGCCAGAAACTCCAATGGACAAACCGAAAACTGATAAAGTAGAGTCTGACAAACAGATGCCAGAGGCTAAGCAACCAGAAATGGAGCAACCGAAAGCAGAAGACATGCCGAAGGAGGAAATGCCAAAGTCTGAGCAACCAAAAGCGGAAGACTCTGCACCTAAGACAGCAGTTCCAGAAGTCGCACCAAAAACAGCGGAAAAACCAAAGCTAGACTTCACAACAAAAGAACGCAAGGTAGAAGAAGCTCTCCCTATCAAAGAAGAAATCAGATATGATGCAAGCCTACCGCTTGGCAAATCATACCTTCTTCAAGAAGGAAAAGCAGGTAAAAAAGTATCTGTTTATCAAGATGTCATAGTTGATGGTAAAGTTGTCGCAACCAACCTATTATCAGAAACTGTTGTTGAAGGTCAAAATCGTATCCTTGTAAAAGGTAGCTTGGAAATGAAGAAAGAAGAAGTAAAAACAACTCCTTCAGTACAATCAAATCCGACACTAAGTCATAAGGGCGCACCTTCTGCAAACAAAGCAACCCTACCTGCAACAGGTGAACAGCGCAATAACCTAGCCTTAGTAGGCCTTGGTTTAGCTGGAATTAGCTTGGCGGTAGTCGCTACAGCTATAAACAAAAAATCTAAAGATCAAATCTAA
- a CDS encoding transketolase family protein has product MRQTKEMRLVYSDFLAQVGQEDTTIAAIEADLSSSMATNKLSSVLGGRYVNVGIMEQEMVGVAAGLSLLGYKPYIHTFGPFASRRVYDQVFISLAYAQLNATIVGSDAGVSAEMNGGTHMPFEELGLMRLIPKARVYEVSDDVLFQAVLKETIKVDGLKYIRTIRKAPTPIYQGGEDFSKGYCVLRQGEDMTLLASGIMVEQALKAADQLEAQGVSVQVIDLFRIKPIHEDISALLSGRPVLTVENHNRIGGLGSSICELMATDLTTPVHRIGIEESFGQVGQQAYLMDVYGLTAEYIVKQAQLMLQQ; this is encoded by the coding sequence ATGAGACAGACAAAGGAGATGCGACTGGTTTATAGTGATTTTCTAGCTCAGGTAGGGCAGGAAGACACAACCATAGCAGCTATTGAAGCAGATTTATCCAGTTCAATGGCTACCAACAAATTGTCCTCTGTTCTGGGGGGACGCTATGTCAATGTAGGTATCATGGAGCAGGAAATGGTAGGGGTAGCAGCTGGATTATCTCTTCTAGGATACAAGCCATACATTCATACCTTCGGACCATTTGCTAGTCGTAGAGTCTATGATCAGGTGTTTATCTCTCTAGCTTATGCCCAGCTCAATGCCACGATTGTAGGGTCGGATGCGGGGGTATCAGCGGAGATGAATGGTGGGACTCACATGCCGTTTGAGGAGCTGGGCTTAATGCGGCTCATTCCAAAAGCGCGTGTTTATGAGGTCAGTGACGATGTCCTGTTTCAAGCTGTTCTTAAAGAAACCATCAAGGTAGACGGGTTGAAGTACATTCGTACCATTCGGAAAGCGCCAACGCCTATTTATCAAGGTGGAGAAGATTTTAGCAAAGGCTACTGTGTCCTTAGGCAAGGGGAGGATATGACCTTGCTTGCGAGTGGTATTATGGTAGAGCAGGCATTAAAGGCGGCGGATCAGTTAGAGGCTCAAGGAGTATCTGTTCAAGTCATTGATCTTTTTCGTATCAAACCAATTCATGAAGACATATCAGCTCTATTATCAGGAAGGCCAGTATTAACTGTAGAAAATCATAATCGAATTGGTGGCCTAGGTAGTAGCATTTGTGAATTAATGGCTACAGATTTAACGACCCCAGTACATCGAATTGGTATTGAGGAATCTTTTGGTCAAGTTGGGCAACAAGCTTACTTAATGGATGTATATGGTTTGACAGCAGAATATATTGTTAAACAAGCACAATTAATGTTACAACAATAG